One window of the Yamadazyma tenuis chromosome 6, complete sequence genome contains the following:
- the NUR1 gene encoding Nuclear rim protein 1 (COG:S; EggNog:ENOG503NYVF) translates to MGDKRRVRRTPVLEKIRNYPYDVYLFVNEAFASIDWDDYNRAAVVLCNIVSLVFVVLNSINYTPTATTSTLFHVDSRRLDKSSQALLSHSREVYAFVGPSGASGSLWISLTQSVLVVIYVASVAICYHLMFNSTRMYSVINSNTKPKTPSAREALLSDEPTNRLVQILASVLRFFNKDVDDDSYYNDSETTTNISEDLKLNGNKLVYEIDVWQPSQFCLILFSFVNPIGLLVAKIMVEMSVWKVGLTVLLFNFQMYYLINKFLVLINDKQILYQEMFQEYNDKFVKPKTNVLKQDVGIDATGKYGGLGQVVDHSNPYYQNTKSKVFIVHDINGKPFNTISKEDIDEERKLFESEKIRFELERDKFNHEQKVLNSSMDSDWLRNTIHSTPFKTPGNRDNYYNRSSLRSFNTSPVRDRDRSYMSSDASRMRSPGQPLDRSPTRPRSPVRSVGVGIGSPIRTGMTSPTRNGRLSPERPHITTPTYDTKTTRFNDRTPTINRWK, encoded by the exons ATGGGAGACAAAAGAAGAGTCCGTAGAACACCGGTGCTCGAGAAGATCCGAAACTATCCATACGACGTGTACTTGTTCGTCAACGAGGCATTTGCGTCTATCGATTGGGACGACTACAACCGCGCCGCCGTGGTGTTGTGCAATATCGTATCGCTTGTGTTTGTTGTGCTAAACAGCATCAACTATACTCCCACCGCAACTACGTCCACCTTGTTCCACGTCGACTCCCGCCGCTTGGACAAGTCCAGCCAGGCTCTCTTGAGCCATTCCCGTGAGGTGTACGCGTTTGTGGGTCCCTCTGGTGCTTCTGGCTCCTTGTGGATCTCCCTCACCCAgtcggtgttggtggtgatctATGTGGCGTCCGTGGCCATTTGCTACCACTTGATGTTCAATTCGACGCGGATGTACTCGgtgatcaactccaacacgAAGCCCAAAACCCCCAGTGCTCGGGAGGCCTTACTCAGTGATGAGCCCACTAATCGGTTGGTCCAGATATTGGCATCGGTATTGAGGTTCTTCAATAAGGACGTCGATGACGACAGCTACTATAATGACTCggaaaccaccaccaacatcagcgaggacttgaagttgaacggGAATAAGTTGGTGTATGAGATCGATGTGTGGCAGCCCAGCcagttttgtttgattttgttcagTTTTGTGAACCCTATCGGCTTGCTTGTGGCCAAAATAATGGTGGAGATGTCTGTGTGGAAGGTGGGACTCACggtgttgttgttcaacttccaGATGTATTATctaatcaacaagtttttggttcTCATCAACGACAAGCAAATCTTGTACCAGGAGATGTTCCAGGAGTATAACGATAAGTTTGTCAAGCCCAAGACAAACGTGTTGAAACAGGACGTGGGAATTGATGCAACGGGAAAATATGGAGGTTTGGGTCAAGTGGTGGACCACTCTAATCCATACTACCAGAACACCAAGCTGAAGGTGTTTATTGTTCACGACATCAACGGGAAGCCATTCAACACCATTTCGAAGGAAGATATCGACGAGGAACGCAAGCTCTTTGAAAGCGAAAAGATCCGGTTTGAGTTGGAAAGAGACAAGTTTAATCACGAGcaaaaggtgttgaacagCAGTATGGATTCAGACTGGCTCAGAAACACCATCCACTCCACCCCTTTCAAGACACCCGGCAATAGAGACAATTACTACAACAGATCGTCGTTGCG GTCGTTCAATACCTCTCCTGTGAGAGATAGAGATAGAAGCTATATGTCGCTGGATGCGTCTCGTATGAGGTCTCCGGGCCAACCGTTGGACAGGTCTCCTACCCGTCCAAGGTCTCCTGTAAGAAGTGTTGGTGTGGGAATTGGTTCTCCTATAAGAACAGGAATGACCTCGCCCACCAGAAACGGAAGACTATCTCCTGAAAGACCTCATATAACGACACCTACTTACGACACCAAGACCACGAGATTTAACGACAGAACCCCGACCATCAACAGATGGAAATAG
- a CDS encoding uncharacterized protein (COG:D; EggNog:ENOG503NYWU), translating into MSVFTQQSQVNQTSTPAEEPSWSSYPVKRVIPNHITSKRKPGFQITTGKKNDKAKQSQSSNSFNAVSFGSPRKPGLESRISTASNIYDTTADVTKFDETINKTITDDLSIYEAMDDDMPPSRSIYDLNDEILLNLDKPNNHTDSFLNKDPKQYGNVFNRGEVDSSQRVEKKKPQAINPLENGESAILVFGYPEHIANQVIQYFQDFGTILEDFEMNKNKLYKTINNKQREKIISCLSGTSWVKITYDNPASAIEALFQNGMVFNGSLLGVIPYTKDAVEKLQNRKLGDYEDIGSGIEFKTSGFKTQEPDASQDLTNSNFSKLEVKDGSKLFLGPTSANNDNKGIDNKHNNENLGVVGNIMKYVFGFNEL; encoded by the coding sequence ATGTCTGTCTTTACACAACAAAGTCAAGTCAATCAAACCAGCACCCCAGCAGAGGAGCCTTCGTGGTCATCGTACCCGGTGAAGCGTGTGATACCTAACCACATCACGTCCAAACGCAAACCAGGTTTCCAAATCACCACCGGCAAGAAAAATGACAAGGCCAAACAATCACAATCGAGCAATTCCTTTAATGCTGTCTCGTTTGGATCTCCCAGAAAGCCAGGCTTGGAGTCCAGAATCAGTACTGCTTCAAACATATATGACACGACCGCCGATGTAACCAAGTTTGAcgaaaccatcaacaagacCATAACTGATGATCTCTCCATCTATGAGGCCATGGATGATGATATGCCCCCTTCAAGATCCATTTATGACTTGAACGACGAGATactcttgaacttggataaGCCCAACAACCACACTGACTCGTTTCTCAACAAGGATCCCAAACAGTACGGGAATGTGTTCAATCGTGGAGAAGTCGACAGCAGTCAGAGggtggagaagaagaagcctcAGGCCATCAACCCGCTTGAGAACGGTGAGAGTGCCATCTTGGTGTTCGGGTACCCCGAGCACATCGCCAACCAGGTTATACAATATTTCCAGGATTTTGGGACtattttggaagactttgagatgaacaagaacaaactTTACAAgaccatcaacaacaaacaACGAGAAAAAATCATCTCGTGCTTGAGTGGCACATCGTGGGTGAAGATCACATATGACAATCCGGCTCTGGCTATCGAGGCATTGTTCCAGAACGGAATGGTGTTCAATGGCCTGTTGTTGGGAGTAATACCCTACACAAAGGATGCGGTTGAGAAGCTACAGAACCGGAAATTGGGCGACTACGAAGATATAGGTAGCGGGATCGAGTTCAAGACGCTGGGATTCAAGACTCAGGAACCTGATGCTTCGCAAGACTTgacaaactcaaacttctcGAAGCTTGAGGTTAAAGATGGGTCCAAATTATTTTTGGGTCCCACTTCCGCCAACAATGATAACAAGGGCATCGACAACAAGCACAACAACGAGAACTTGGGCGTAGTGGGCAACATCATGAAGTATGTTTTTGGGTTTAACGAGTTATAG
- a CDS encoding tRNA (guanine) methyltransferase (EggNog:ENOG503NY6H; COG:A) produces the protein MSLSLVSRFLDPQKVAAIGVELAQNIGESPESIPGLCDLLDQIEDKAPVISIVSPFVENVISSVHEEQYLKNMIQMCGKLPQLYELAICQIKRALSAHIKHSMNKFVPGIKAILESSEIVSHKGEALEQDYIVYLLKVLELVFAQTSFETDFKVDQILCFLVAIDVEEINAQALKTFKWRIDTITRKTLGTDFLWNIIFLLIQTKSNYHCTNAYIVWLRYLNNSNANFTSDTFYQSVILSNSKYFDYLQGGLTSELHEHRKLCFSILKLSILQINADIHNSIFEFKIDEKSLYMKEWERFFTVFEIVAIDTSLHQTEAASGDIISLISPDSSIHPSWGFSLLSTGFRAGNDSVRKFTLNLLYSIPSSNLFLIKHALPVLETIFLPYMMLANHLIVVEDQCSYGDIMCDFIADIIQSCNTEEESRVLVNTFLKVLSNVKDAFDPSKIYVLLGIYKGLQGKQILEFSEAGEKLVSLFEIASEGFLFHKTLQTITLRLVLSFKFEVSSFLKAMERFIRFNGSALVNENFEDIKKYLLQNMASPDDFKLDFASDFVNAVSLYFRSVLGSQFEYIDRTKVVANLIGSSLDLHSFESAQFKQYLNVHLEKLVNEPQDPDIYQVLARSSSIPNTLELSSLWNSVQEDVESNDEEVLRVSVVKYKFLNSLVNDTNLKAFDLGSLVSFKKRMFVNSKTASINSKDFYKVKEDMVGQFLRTLEILTTKKVFKSGDIDAILTIIPSNLVSYQSNISVVSFLAVLLDSNISKDQISGISDVLLEVWNNLTSTRLQLNQKDLHKAIIQALLHPKIIDMALEVPSLSDSLVAFCSSVIENAVGRRGLLPTLAKCISDYQVYHHENFSRSYWLCKTLVDGLVMYQLSSNAFKLESVIGRLFDENFGQDGSDLYLDIYNVHEVSSEVNFMAIYSSIKSSDFASQLLEFIVENQKSYNLFEVVRCNDGYEQWTRIRVFTIIACIITKVNNTNLLEYLQQFIKLLDSDPSPLVRIYIEWIVALKLGDYTDLQDQLFTDLRGLLDLKEMKPSLICSYQRVLVLFINHLPLEKQQQYLERLLLIVIPCATSNKATVRHFSTSLICTVYPMMEEKHIQVAPELSQVLTNMYESALSNTILGAYRNGDALLWDMEKDHTLVNLAGVLLLRVSHHDVEFISEAQYKRYLTSDQIGYLNIPIGKDCEDLWIKDRKKSLAKPTFGINKHEMLNKNPLQTKSGAWSTVMDLDDSDKNTLVKRSDLIVVSSLVDKPPNLGGICRLCDVLGAGLLTLHDISIKDHNEFRNVAVTADHWMPMIEVAVPDIVKFLRQKKKEGYTLIGLEQTDNSVELNSDLKFPQKSLILLGKEREGVPGELLAELDLCVEIKQVGVIRSMNIQTATAIIVQAYSSQHC, from the coding sequence ATGTCGCTACTGTTGGTTTCCAGGTTTTTAGACCCCCAAAAGGTGGCCGCCATAGGCGTGGAACTTGCCCAAAATATTGGGGAATCCCCCGAAAGCATCCCTGGCTTGTGTGACTTGTTGGACCAGATTGAAGATAAAGCTCCAGTGATTTCGATTGTGAGTCCCTTCGTCGAAAATGTCATCAGTTCTGTCCATGAAGAAcaatacttgaagaacatgaTCCAAATGTGTGGAAAACTTCCACAGCTCTACGAACTTGCCATTTGCCAGATCAAAAGAGCACTCTCTGCTCATATAAAACATTCTATGAACAAGTTTGTTCCTGGTATAAAAGCCATTTTGGAGTCTAGTGAGATCGTGAGCCACAAAGGTGAGGCTCTCGAACAAGACTACATAgtatacttgttgaaggtattgGAGCTCGTATTTGCTCAAACCTCGTTCGAAACTGATTTCAAAGTGGATCAAATATTATGTTTCTTAGTAGCTATCGATGTTGAGGAAATCAATGCTCAGGCTTTGAAGACATTTAAATGGAGAATCGATACCATTACCCGGAAGACTCTTGGCACAGACTTTTTGTGGAACATAATCTTCTTGTTAATCCAGACAAAATCCAACTACCACTGTACAAATGCCTATATTGTATGGCTTCGGTATTTGAATAATCTGAACGCTAATTTTACCAGTGATACATTTTACCAATCAGTCATTTTGCTGAACTCAAAATACTTCGACTACTTGCAAGGAGGGCTCACTAGCGAGCTTCATGAACATAGAAAGTTGTGCTTTTCAATCTTGAAGTTATctattcttcaaatcaatgcTGACATCCATAATTCCATTTTCGAGTTTAAAATAGATGAGAAGTCACTATACATGAAAGAGTGGGAACGGTTCTTCACTGTATTTGAGATTGTTGCAATAGACACATCGCTCCACCAAACGGAAGCTGCATCTGGTGACATTATTCTGTTGATTTCCCCAGACTCGTCAATTCACCCATCCTGGGGCTTCAGTTTATTATCCACCGGATTCAGAGCAGGCAACGACTCTGTCAGGAAGTTCACGTTGAACCTTCTCTACTCAATTCCATCATCCaatttgttcttgatcaaacaTGCATTACCAGTCTTGGAAACAATCTTTTTGCCGTATATGATGCTTGCAAACCACTTAATTGTGGTTGAGGACCAATGCTCATATGGGGATATAATGTGTGACTTTATAGCCGATATTATTCAAAGCTGCAACACGGAAGAGGAGTCTCGGGTGTTGGTGAACACATTTTTGAAAGTCTTGAGCAATGTTAAGGATGCGTTTGATCCTTCCAAAATATATGTTCTACTTGGTATCTACAAAGGGCTCCAAGGAAAGCagattttggaattctCCGAAGCTGGAGAGAAATTGGTTTCCTTATTTGAAATAGCATCTGAAGGATTCTTGTTCCACAAGACTTTGCAGACCATAACCTTGAGGTTAGTGTTGAGCTTTAAGTTTGAAGTTTCCTCGTTTTTGAAAGCAATGGAACGGTTTATCAGGTTCAACGGTTCTGCTTTGGTTAATgagaactttgaagatatcaagaagtATTTGCTTCAAAACATGGCTTCTCCGGACGATTTCAAGCTCGATTTTGCAAGTGATTTTGTCAACGCCGTGTCTTTATATTTCAGGTCAGTTTTGGGTTCTCAGTTCGAATATATTGACAGAACAAAGGTCGTGGCCAATTTGATTGGCTCCTCTTTGGATCTCCACTCGTTTGAATCAGCCCAGTTCAAACAGTATTTGAATGTTCACCTCGAGAAGTTAGTCAACGAGCCTCAAGACCCCGATATTTACCAGGTTTTGGCCAGGTCTTCGTCTATTCCAAACACCTTAGAGTTGAGCAGTTTGTGGAATTCTGTTCAAGAAGACGTTGAGCTGAACGACGAGGAGGTGCTTCGGGTGCTGGTGGTCAAGTataagttcttgaacagCTTGGTTAACGacacaaacttgaaggcTTTTGACTTGGGCTCTTTGGTGCTGTTCAAAAAACGTATGTTTGTCAACTCTAAGACTGCAAGCATCAACTCGAAAGACTTCTACAAAGTGAAAGAAGACATGGTCGGACAGTTCTTGAGAActcttgaaatcttgacCACAAAAAAGGTGTTTAAAAGTGGTGATATTGATGCTATTTTAACTATTATTCcatccaacttggtgagcTACCAGTCAAACATATCCGTTGTTTCCTTCTTAGCGGTGTTATTGGATCTGAATATTTCGAAGGACCAAATTTCAGGTATCCTGGATGTTTTATTGGAAGTCTGGAACAACTTAACTTCCACCAGATTGCAGTTGAACCAAAAGGACCTACACAAAGCCATTATTCAAGCCCTTCTTCACCCAAAGATTATAGACATGGCATTGGAAGTACCGTCATTGTCTGATTCGTTGGTTGCATTTTGCAGCTCAGTGATTGAAAATGCTGtgggaagaagaggttTATTGCCTACTTTGGCCAAGTGCATTTCTGACTATCAAGTATATCACCATGAGAACTTTTCCAGATCTTACTGGCTTTGCAAGACCTTGGTTGACGGTCTTGTAATGTACCAGTTGAGTTCCAATGCATTTAAGTTGGAAAGCGTTATAGGAAGGttgtttgatgaaaatttcGGTCAAGACGGCTCTGATTTGTACTTGGACATATACAATGTTCATGAAGTCTCCAGTGAAGTCAACTTTATGGCGATTTATTCGTCAATCAAATCGTCGGACTTTGCTTCCCAGCTTTTGGAATTTATCGTCGAGAATCAAAAGTCTTACAACTTATTTGAAGTGGTGAGATGCAACGATGGATATGAACAATGGACTCGGATCCGAGTGTTCACCATAATTGCCTGTATCATTACTAAGGTAAACAACACCAACCTCCTTGaatatttgcagcaattCATCAAGTTACTTGACAGTGACCCCAGTCCGCTTGTTAGAATCTACATTGAGTGGATTGTTgcattgaagttgggagACTATACTGATTTACAAGACCAACTCTTCACCGACTTGAGAGGTTTGCttgacttgaaggagatgaAACCCTCCTTGATATGTTCCTACCAAAGAGTGTTGGTTCTCTTCATCAACCACTTGCCGTTAGAAAAGCAACAACAATACTTGGAGAGATTACTTCTCATAGTCATTCCTTGTGCAACTTCAAACAAGGCGACAGTAAGACacttttcaacatctttgatCTGTACCGTCTATCCAATGATGGAGGAAAAACACATCCAGGTGGCACCGGAGTTGAGTCAAGTTCTTACCAACATGTATGAAAGTGCCCTCAGCAACACCATTTTGGGTGCGTACCGAAATGGGGATGCTTTATTGTGGGACATGGAGAAGGACCACACATTGGTGAATCTTGCGGGTGTGCTTTTATTAAGAGTCAGTCATCACGATGTCGAGTTCATATCCGAAGCCCAGTATAAAAGATACTTGACGTCTGATCAGATTGGATATTTGAATATCCCAATTGGGAAGGACTGTGAGGACCTATGGATCAAGGACAGAAAAAAGTCTTTGGCCAAACCCACTTTTGGCATCAACAAGCATGAAATgctcaacaaaaacccactccaaacaaaaagtGGAGCTTGGAGCACGGTCAtggacttggatgataGCGATAAAAACACCTTGGTGAAAAGAAGCGACCTTATAGTGGTTTCGTCGCTAGTCGAtaaaccaccaaatttgGGTGGTATTTGTCGGTTGTGTGATGTTTTGGGGGCAGGATTGTTGACTCTACATGATATAAGCATCAAAGACCACAACGAGTTCAGAAATGTGGCGGTTACCGCTGACCACTGGATGCCCATGATCGAAGTAGCAGTTCCCGATATAGTGAAGTTTTTGAgacaaaagaagaaggaggGATACACCTTGATTGGACTCGAGCAAACAGACAACTCGGTGGAGTTGAACAGCGACCTCAAGTTCCCCCAGAAgtcattgattttgttgggTAAAGAGAGAGAAGGTGTTCCTGGAGAGCTATTGGCAGAATTAGACTTGTGTGTCgaaatcaaacaagttggagTCATCCGGTCCATGAATATTCAAACCGCCACCGCCATCATTGTTCAAGCCTATTCATCCCAACACTGTTGA
- the ATG20 gene encoding Sorting nexin, cytoplasm-to-vacuole targeting pathway/endosomal sorting (COG:U; EggNog:ENOG503NUQ8) — protein sequence MSTDKIDPDTPADTGPTPETTDQLHGAGALTLPEDQFADEDNNPFDHTSLSSMINDKNHVHTTNLHGDGGPDRVKNHQVDVVDAAGDASAPVFASPEESVLLYTNPKSNGDGSTDTEATTTGSIQINTESRVMRLLRPSSNMKVQITEANNSSEGMSNSSKKYIVYTIKLINEDNKEEVQTRRRYSDFESLREILTKVFPLVIIPPIPPKNYINFSILNNIVTSKGSNIVSPKQKESTNNYSYINSTHLNSNKLIEHRKRLLTSFLNNCLNIRQIRNLEFFSKFLDPNTNWQDEINLISNQLPKDIYHSNPENGLKTDAVYASLPHFTTNINMGFLNTISENSKKLGKSTGKLINGSGGGDPENSVPTTASEDSNSLSPKDSNENDLNSDSIETVNTSHLDDINRKIMDNFIGLANDYTELGTVFNSFSLLLADAPIIRTKSQEQGEDKDVGKLNIILDKMGQVFDRSYITINALISDLETKFSEPLGEEVQYSTTLRFIQKFQRRKDRQKKMLDSELKEKKATLQGLLKVEEETATIENAINSDPVSKQRRYQLDQNAPNNSYASRFKFPNMNSIKKITQYVSDIMDQNPQETRKHRISDLKTKINTLEKCQDIMLGDISYIADELNKNFKNFHKKQLKVIYDILLCYNGFLVNWAKKNLDIWEEIREEVVKL from the coding sequence ATGTCTACAGACAAAATAGACCCAGACACCCCTGCAGATACCGGACCCACCCCTGAAACCACCGACCAATTGCACGGCGCCGGCGCCTTAACTCTACCTGAAGATCAATTCGCCGACGAAGACAACAATCCCTTTGATCACACTCTGCTATCAAGCATGATCAACGATAAGAACCATGTGCATACCACCAATTTGCACGGGGATGGTGGCCCCGACCGAGTGAAAAACCATCAGGTGGACGTGGTGGATGCCGCTGGCGACGCCCTGGCCCCGGTATTTGCCAGTCCCGAAGAGTCTGTCCTTCTCTACACAAACCCCAAATCAAACGGTGACGGGTCTACTGACACCGAagccaccaccaccggctCGATCCAAATTAACACCGAAAGCAGGGTGATGAGGCTTCTCCGGCCCAGCTCCAACATGAAGGTGCAAATCACCGAAGCCAATAACTCGAGTGAAGGAATGCTGAATTCTCTGAAGAAGTATATCGTCTAtaccatcaagttgatcaacgaaGACAACAAAGAAGAGGTCCAGACTCGCCGACGGTATAGCGACTTTGAGAGTCTTCGAGAGATCTTGACGAAGGTGTTTCCATTGGTGATCATTCCTCCCATCCCCCCCAAGAACtacatcaacttctccatcttgaacaatataGTCACCAGCAAGGGCAGCAACATCGTTAGCCCCAAACAAAAGGAGCTGACAAACAACTACTCGTACATCAATTCGACGCAtctcaactccaacaagcTCATTGAGCACCGCAAGCGACTTCTCACCAGTTTCTTGAATAACTGCCTCAACATCCGCCAGATCAGAAACCTCGAGTTTTTTAGCAAGTTCTTAGACCCCAACACCAACTGGCAGGACgagatcaacttgattctgAACCAATTGCCCAAGGACATCTATCACCTGAACCCCGAGAACGGGTTGAAGACCGATGCGGTATACGCCAGTCTACCTcatttcaccaccaacatcaaTATGGGGTTTTTGAACACGATCCTGGAGAACTCCAAGAAGCTCGGAAAGTCCACCGgcaagttgatcaatggTAGTGGTGGGGGTGACCCTGAAAACCTGGTCCCGACCACTGCCTCAGAAGACAGTAACAGCCTTTCTCCCAAGGACTCGAACGAAAACGACCTCAACAGCGATAGTATTGAAACCGTCAACACGTCTCATTTGGACGACATCAACAGGAAGATCATGGACAATTTCATCGGACTAGCCAACGACTACACCGAGCTAGGCACCGTTTTCAACTCGTTTTCGTTGTTGCTCGCCGACGCACCCATAATCAGAACCAAGTCCCAGGAACAGGGCGAAGATAAGGACGTTGGGAAGCTCAATATTATCTTGGACAAGATGGGCCAGGTGTTTGATCGGTCATACATCACTATAAATGCCTTGATCAGTGACTTAGAAACCAAGTTCTCCGAGCCCTTAGGAGAAGAAGTCCAGTACTCCACCACGTTGAGATTTATCCAGAAGTTCCAGAGGAGAAAGGACagacagaagaagatgcttGACAgtgagttgaaggagaagaaggcGACACTTCAGGGCTTGTTGaaagtcgaagaagaaactgcCACTATTGAAAACGCCATCAACTCGGACCCAGTGTCCAAGCAGAGACGGTACCAACTAGATCAGAATGCTCCCAACAATTCGTATGCTTCCCGATTCAAGTTCCCCAACATGaactccatcaagaagatcaccCAGTATGTCAGTGACATTATGGACCAGAATCCTCAGGAAACTAGGAAGCATAGAATCAGCGATTTGAAGACCAAAATCAATACGTTAGAAAAGTGCCAGGATATCATGCTTGGAGACATCTCATATATTGCGGATGAGCTtaacaagaacttcaagaatttcCACAAGAAACAGTTAAAGGTGATTTACGATATTCTCTTGTGCTACAACGGGTTTCTAGTGAACTgggccaagaagaaccttgaCATCTGGGAGGAAATCCGAGAGGAGGTAGTCAAGCTCTAG